From one Aquicella siphonis genomic stretch:
- the prfB gene encoding peptide chain release factor 2 (programmed frameshift), with translation MIEITSMRNYLKELQSRLDGIWGYLEIDQKKIRLTGIRQELESPDIWKQQEKAQALGKERSQLEEVVDMMEALRKNLHDTEELYELATAENDTDTLEAISRDVEKLTKKIEDLEFRRMFSGEMDANNAYMDIQSGSGGTEAQDWANMLLRMYLRWGERHGFKAELIEVSPGEVAGIKSATVKFEGPYAYGWLRTESGVHRLVRKSPFDSNNKRHTSFASVFLSPEIDDDVQIEINPADLRVDTYRAGGAGGQHVNKTDSAVRITHLPTNIVVQCQSERSQHKNRHQAMKQLRAKLYELEIQKQEDKQAALEANKKDITWGSQIRSYVLDMSRIKDLRTGVEVGNTQAVLDGDLDKFIEASLLAGL, from the exons ATGATTGAAATTACATCCATGCGGAACTACCTCAAGGAATTACAATCCCGCCTAGACGGTATCTGGGGGTATCTT GAGATTGATCAAAAGAAGATAAGATTGACCGGGATCCGGCAGGAACTGGAATCGCCGGACATCTGGAAGCAGCAGGAAAAAGCCCAGGCATTGGGCAAGGAACGCTCCCAGCTGGAAGAAGTGGTCGATATGATGGAAGCGCTGCGAAAAAACCTGCACGATACCGAAGAACTGTATGAACTCGCTACGGCAGAAAATGACACCGATACCCTGGAAGCGATTTCCAGAGATGTGGAAAAACTGACCAAAAAGATTGAAGACCTCGAGTTTCGCCGCATGTTCTCGGGCGAAATGGATGCGAATAATGCTTACATGGATATTCAGTCCGGGTCAGGCGGAACAGAAGCCCAGGACTGGGCAAACATGTTGCTGCGCATGTACCTGCGCTGGGGTGAGCGGCATGGATTCAAGGCCGAGTTGATTGAAGTGTCTCCGGGTGAAGTCGCGGGCATCAAAAGCGCAACAGTCAAATTCGAAGGCCCGTATGCCTATGGCTGGCTGCGCACGGAAAGCGGTGTGCACAGACTGGTACGCAAATCGCCGTTTGATTCCAATAACAAGCGTCACACTTCATTCGCCTCGGTTTTTCTTTCACCTGAAATTGATGATGACGTGCAGATTGAAATCAATCCCGCGGATTTGCGTGTGGATACGTATCGTGCCGGCGGTGCGGGCGGACAACATGTCAACAAGACGGATTCCGCAGTCAGAATTACACACTTGCCCACGAATATTGTGGTGCAATGCCAATCAGAGCGCTCCCAGCATAAAAATCGCCACCAGGCCATGAAACAATTGCGCGCGAAACTGTACGAACTGGAAATACAGAAACAGGAAGACAAGCAGGCGGCGCTGGAAGCAAACAAGAAAGATATTACCTGGGGCAGCCAGATTCGCTCTTATGTGTTGGATATGTCGCGAATCAAGGATTTGCGGACTGGAGTAGAAGTCGGCAATACCCAGGCGGTGCTGGATGGAGATCTGGATAAGTTCATAGAAGCCAGTCTGCTGGCGGGATTGTAA
- a CDS encoding cob(I)yrinic acid a,c-diamide adenosyltransferase, producing MPYRLTKIYTRKGDEGYTTLGDKPLPKDDLLIEALGTVDELNSVIGFIVSLQIRDKAVETVLTQIQNDLFDLGGELHLPQRAAITAEKVTRLEETLDAWNQTLPPLKEFILPRGTPPSAACHVARTVCRRAERSMVRLHRQVTLENPQILRYLNRLSDLLFVTARRLASENSETELQWQHD from the coding sequence ATGCCCTATCGACTGACGAAGATTTACACGCGCAAAGGAGATGAAGGTTATACCACACTGGGAGACAAGCCCCTGCCCAAAGATGATTTGTTAATTGAGGCGCTGGGAACGGTTGATGAATTGAATTCTGTAATCGGTTTTATCGTCTCACTGCAAATACGCGACAAAGCGGTTGAAACCGTACTGACACAAATACAGAACGATTTGTTTGATCTGGGGGGAGAATTGCATTTGCCCCAGCGCGCCGCCATTACCGCTGAAAAAGTCACGCGCCTGGAAGAAACACTGGATGCATGGAATCAAACCCTGCCGCCGCTCAAGGAATTTATCCTGCCGCGCGGCACTCCCCCGTCCGCCGCGTGCCATGTGGCGCGCACGGTTTGCCGCCGCGCGGAACGCAGCATGGTCAGACTGCACCGCCAGGTCACACTGGAAAATCCGCAAATTTTGCGCTACCTGAACCGGCTTTCGGATTTGCTCTTTGTCACCGCGCGCAGACTCGCCAGCGAAAACAGCGAAACAGAATTACAATGGCAGCACGACTAG
- a CDS encoding RT0821/Lpp0805 family surface protein: MNKPVRIMMAAVIVSTLSFSAAASNCSFLSNSAMSFFTKDDWQLSKAALSDALNHSRDGIKVAWHNPRTGSHGIYVPSHTTHTHGSVCRHLKILNTANLVNEKASYTFCKLHNEWKIV, encoded by the coding sequence ATGAATAAACCTGTTCGGATTATGATGGCCGCGGTGATAGTGAGCACTTTGTCATTTTCGGCGGCTGCTTCGAATTGCAGCTTCCTGAGCAACTCGGCCATGAGTTTTTTTACAAAAGATGATTGGCAGTTGTCCAAGGCGGCGCTCAGTGACGCACTCAATCATTCCCGGGATGGCATAAAAGTGGCCTGGCATAATCCCCGTACCGGCAGCCATGGCATTTATGTGCCTTCCCATACCACCCATACACATGGGTCGGTTTGCAGGCATCTTAAAATCCTGAATACAGCTAACCTGGTGAATGAGAAAGCCAGTTATACCTTCTGTAAATTACATAATGAGTGGAAAATCGTCTGA
- the aceF gene encoding dihydrolipoyllysine-residue acetyltransferase gives MALKNITTPDLGGAADVTVIEVLVKPGDKIEADAPIVTLESDKATMEVPAAEAGIVREIKVKVGDKVSNGSILATLEAAAGVAAPKVAAAETPTVKSPEKPAEVPVEKPAPAVRQPEIPVPVKQVLTGTVQSDSDVHAGPGVRRLAREFGVNLTQVAGSGPKSRILKEDVQAYVKGQLSQIQSGGMSLSFPPAPVVDFSKFGPVDTQALSRIKKISGKNLQRNWMMIPHVTQFGEADITSLEEFRLAHKIEMEKQKIKLTPLVFIMKAAVASLKAFPHVNASLDTSGENLIMKKYFHLGVAVDTPDGLVVPVIRDVDKKGLVDLARELAQVSEKARNKQLVPGDMQGGCFSISSLGGIGGTAFTPIINAPEVAILGVSKSSYKPVYQDGAFVPRLMLPLSLSYDHRVVDGADGARFITHLGNMLSDIRNLLL, from the coding sequence TTGGCATTGAAGAATATTACTACCCCGGATTTAGGCGGCGCCGCTGATGTGACTGTGATTGAAGTGCTGGTGAAACCAGGCGATAAAATCGAGGCTGATGCGCCCATTGTGACGCTGGAATCTGACAAGGCCACGATGGAAGTGCCGGCCGCGGAAGCGGGGATAGTCAGGGAAATCAAAGTCAAAGTGGGTGATAAAGTCTCCAATGGTTCTATCCTGGCGACACTGGAGGCCGCCGCGGGCGTTGCAGCGCCAAAAGTGGCTGCCGCAGAAACACCGACAGTGAAATCACCTGAAAAGCCGGCTGAAGTACCGGTAGAAAAACCGGCGCCCGCCGTCCGGCAGCCAGAAATACCTGTTCCAGTGAAACAAGTCTTGACCGGCACCGTTCAATCCGACAGCGATGTGCATGCCGGTCCGGGCGTGCGGCGTCTTGCACGGGAATTCGGTGTCAATCTGACGCAAGTCGCGGGCAGCGGTCCCAAATCGCGCATCCTGAAAGAAGATGTGCAGGCGTATGTGAAAGGCCAGTTGTCACAAATACAGTCCGGCGGCATGTCTCTGTCCTTCCCGCCCGCGCCGGTCGTGGATTTTTCCAAGTTTGGGCCTGTTGACACGCAGGCACTGTCCCGCATCAAGAAAATTTCGGGCAAAAACCTGCAGCGCAACTGGATGATGATTCCTCATGTGACTCAATTCGGCGAGGCGGACATCACATCCCTGGAAGAGTTCCGGCTGGCGCACAAGATTGAGATGGAAAAACAGAAAATCAAATTGACGCCGCTGGTTTTTATCATGAAAGCAGCCGTTGCGTCGCTGAAGGCGTTTCCGCATGTCAACGCTTCGCTTGACACATCCGGCGAAAATCTCATTATGAAAAAATATTTTCATCTGGGCGTTGCCGTGGATACACCGGATGGTCTGGTGGTGCCGGTGATTCGCGATGTGGATAAAAAAGGGCTGGTGGATCTTGCCAGGGAACTGGCCCAGGTCAGTGAAAAGGCGCGCAATAAACAATTGGTGCCTGGAGACATGCAGGGCGGCTGCTTTTCAATTTCCAGCCTGGGGGGGATAGGCGGGACCGCGTTCACGCCCATCATCAATGCGCCTGAAGTCGCGATCCTGGGTGTTTCCAAATCCAGCTATAAACCTGTCTACCAGGACGGTGCTTTTGTACCGCGCCTGATGCTCCCCTTGTCTTTGTCTTATGACCACCGGGTGGTTGACGGTGCGGATGGCGCACGCTTTATCACGCATTTAGGTAATATGTTGTCTGACATTCGTAATTTGTTGCTATAA
- the lpdA gene encoding dihydrolipoyl dehydrogenase: protein MKMTMQTEVVVIGSGPGGYTAAFRAADLGKKVVLVERYDTLGGVCLNVGCIPSKALLHAAKVIDEASEMSEHGVQFGKPKIDLKKLLEWKNSVVAKLTGGVKTLSKVRKVEVVTGVARFVSEHEIEVTKKDGSKETVKFENAIIAAGSRPVKLPFLPDDPRIVDSTGALELADAGGRMLVIGGGIIGLEMATVYEALGTEITIVELMDQIIPGADNDVVMPLYKRIKSRYKNIYLKCKVTKVEAKKDGLYVTFEGENAPREPEKFDRILCAVGRRPNGDQIDAAKAGIQVDERGFIAVDKQMRTNVPHIFAIGDVAGNPMLAHKAMPEGRVAAEVIAGLKHYFDAKCIASVAYTDPEVAWVGVTENEARAKGIKYGKGVFPWAASGRSLSLGRSEGMTKLIIDETTHRVIGAGIVGPNAGELISEAALAIEMGCDVEDIALTIHPHPTLSETVALAAEVFEGTITDLYMPKKKTEKAGS from the coding sequence ATAAAAATGACTATGCAAACTGAAGTAGTGGTAATCGGCAGCGGTCCCGGCGGATATACAGCCGCTTTCCGCGCGGCGGACCTGGGCAAGAAGGTGGTCCTGGTGGAACGATATGATACGCTGGGAGGCGTGTGCCTGAATGTGGGCTGTATTCCTTCCAAGGCGTTATTACATGCTGCCAAGGTGATTGATGAAGCTTCTGAAATGTCTGAGCACGGTGTGCAGTTTGGCAAGCCCAAGATTGATCTCAAAAAGCTGCTGGAATGGAAAAACAGTGTGGTAGCCAAGCTCACAGGCGGTGTGAAAACGCTTTCCAAGGTGCGCAAGGTTGAAGTCGTGACCGGCGTCGCCCGGTTTGTTTCGGAACATGAAATCGAAGTGACCAAAAAGGATGGTTCAAAGGAAACCGTGAAATTCGAAAATGCCATCATTGCGGCGGGCTCCCGTCCGGTGAAACTGCCGTTCCTGCCTGATGATCCTCGTATTGTGGATTCCACCGGCGCGCTGGAACTGGCTGATGCCGGCGGCAGGATGCTGGTCATAGGCGGCGGGATTATCGGTCTTGAAATGGCTACGGTTTATGAAGCGCTGGGCACGGAAATTACCATAGTCGAATTAATGGATCAGATCATTCCGGGTGCGGATAATGATGTGGTCATGCCGTTGTACAAGCGTATCAAGTCACGCTATAAAAATATCTACCTCAAATGCAAGGTTACTAAAGTCGAGGCTAAAAAAGACGGTTTGTATGTGACCTTTGAAGGCGAGAATGCTCCGCGCGAACCTGAAAAATTCGACCGTATACTGTGCGCGGTGGGCAGGCGCCCGAACGGCGACCAGATTGACGCGGCCAAGGCCGGTATCCAGGTGGATGAGAGGGGATTTATTGCGGTGGACAAGCAAATGCGCACCAATGTGCCGCACATTTTTGCCATCGGCGATGTGGCGGGTAATCCCATGCTTGCGCATAAGGCCATGCCCGAAGGCCGTGTTGCCGCGGAAGTGATCGCGGGATTAAAGCATTACTTCGATGCAAAATGTATCGCCAGTGTTGCCTATACCGATCCGGAAGTGGCCTGGGTGGGAGTGACTGAAAATGAAGCCAGGGCCAAAGGCATCAAGTATGGGAAAGGCGTGTTTCCCTGGGCCGCCAGCGGACGCTCCCTCAGTCTGGGCCGCAGTGAAGGCATGACCAAGCTGATTATTGATGAAACAACACATCGTGTGATAGGCGCGGGAATTGTGGGCCCCAATGCGGGCGAACTGATTTCCGAAGCCGCGCTGGCGATTGAAATGGGTTGTGATGTGGAAGATATCGCCCTCACCATTCATCCGCATCCTACTCTTTCCGAAACTGTCGCGCTGGCTGCCGAAGTGTTTGAAGGAACTATTACAGATTTGTACATGCCCAAGAAAAAGACGGAAAAAGCCGGAAGTTAG
- the rimI gene encoding ribosomal protein S18-alanine N-acetyltransferase: MLRTLYPSDLDQLLTIENAVHVVPWTDTTFKACFQAGYVGWVVEIDKKIAGFIIISITIEECHILNLGVANEYQHQGWGRKLLQHALFHARDHGVGIAYLEVRRSNSRAIALYRKMKFHLVGERKDYYPTVSGHEDALIFAISLHDFK, from the coding sequence ATGTTGAGAACGTTATACCCCTCAGATCTGGATCAGTTATTGACGATAGAAAATGCCGTACATGTCGTTCCCTGGACTGATACGACATTCAAGGCGTGTTTTCAGGCGGGTTATGTGGGCTGGGTCGTGGAAATCGACAAGAAAATCGCAGGGTTCATTATTATTTCCATCACGATAGAAGAATGTCATATCCTGAATCTGGGCGTCGCCAATGAATACCAGCACCAGGGATGGGGCAGAAAACTGCTGCAGCATGCGCTGTTCCACGCGCGGGACCACGGTGTGGGCATCGCCTATCTTGAAGTCCGGCGTTCCAACAGCCGGGCTATTGCACTCTACAGAAAAATGAAATTTCATCTTGTCGGCGAGCGCAAGGATTATTATCCCACTGTGTCAGGTCATGAAGATGCCCTGATTTTCGCGATCAGCCTGCACGACTTCAAGTAA
- the aceE gene encoding pyruvate dehydrogenase (acetyl-transferring), homodimeric type, producing the protein MMTKSRSDLDPVETKEWLDALASLVKYEGRERAQYVLQKLLDEAKKKGVTSGVSPLVTPYINTIPVDQQPDYPGDLKLEAAIEAYIRWNAVAMVLLARKQAGGIGGHLSSFASIATLYEVGLNHFFRGPTSESAGDLIYFQGHSSEGNYARAYLEGRIQEKQLQNFRREVDGEGISSYPHPWLMPDFWQFATVSLGLGMLQGIYQARFLKYLENRGLMAANDRRVWVFCGDGEMDEPESMAGLAFAAREQLDNLIFVVNCNLQRLDGLVRSNYKVVQELERLFHGAGWNVIKVLWDSRWDKLFEKDSSGALLKRLDECVDGDLQTAYARGPAYLREFLFNTDELKALVADWTDEELGRLSRGAHDPLKIFAAYSAAVRHQGQPTVILTQGVKGYGLGTGTAESRNVAHNSLEMSEQELKAFRDRFKLPLADEDLLNFRFCKPADDSPEMHYMRSRREKLGGHLPMRQVMPGPLEVPGLDAFDSVLQGSADRTMSTTMVFGRILNVLLKDKSIAQRIVPIFSDEVRTFGLEALFRQIGIYSPLGQLYTPEDKEQFLYYKEAKDGQVLEEGITEAGCMSSWIAAATSYATHRYPMIPFFAYYSMFGFQRVGDFIWAAGDMRARGFLIGATAGRTTLEGEGLQHQDGTSLLAAANVPNCRAYDPAFGYEMAVIIQHGLKEMYAEEKDVFYYVMAMNERYVQPAMPKGVEEGIIRGMYLLSSGKKGAHKVQLFGSGAILNEVIAAADLLKQDFDVSADVWSVTSFSELHRDGSATERANMLAPEKKPGVPYVTKCLQEHPGPVIAATDYVRAYADLARPYLDRTYVTLGTDGFGRSDTRENLRRFFEVDRYYIVVAALYALMKDGAVSAGQITAAMKKYGIDPKKPNPVTV; encoded by the coding sequence GTGATGACGAAATCGCGGAGTGATCTTGATCCCGTAGAAACAAAAGAATGGCTGGATGCGCTTGCCTCTCTGGTGAAGTACGAGGGCAGGGAGCGCGCTCAGTATGTTTTGCAAAAACTGCTCGATGAAGCCAAAAAGAAAGGCGTGACGTCAGGCGTTTCGCCATTGGTTACTCCTTATATCAATACCATACCAGTTGATCAGCAGCCGGACTACCCGGGTGACCTCAAGCTTGAGGCAGCGATTGAAGCATATATACGCTGGAATGCGGTCGCCATGGTATTGTTAGCCAGGAAACAGGCGGGTGGTATCGGCGGTCATTTGTCTTCATTCGCTTCTATCGCAACGCTTTATGAAGTGGGTCTCAATCACTTTTTTCGCGGCCCGACCAGTGAGTCTGCGGGCGACCTGATTTACTTCCAGGGCCACTCTTCTGAAGGTAATTATGCCAGAGCCTATCTGGAAGGCCGTATTCAGGAAAAGCAATTGCAAAACTTCCGTCGGGAAGTGGATGGTGAAGGGATTTCTTCCTATCCACATCCCTGGCTGATGCCTGATTTCTGGCAGTTTGCCACTGTCTCTCTTGGCCTCGGCATGCTGCAGGGTATTTACCAGGCACGGTTTTTAAAATATCTGGAAAACCGGGGTTTGATGGCTGCGAATGATCGCAGGGTATGGGTTTTTTGCGGTGATGGTGAAATGGATGAACCGGAATCCATGGCGGGGCTTGCGTTTGCAGCCCGCGAACAACTCGATAACCTGATATTTGTCGTGAATTGCAATCTGCAGCGTCTGGATGGACTGGTTCGCAGCAATTACAAAGTGGTGCAGGAACTTGAACGTTTATTTCACGGCGCGGGCTGGAATGTGATCAAGGTCTTGTGGGACAGCCGCTGGGATAAACTGTTTGAGAAAGATTCATCCGGTGCTTTGCTTAAGCGTCTGGATGAATGCGTGGATGGCGATTTGCAGACGGCTTATGCGCGCGGTCCTGCTTACCTGCGCGAGTTCCTTTTTAATACGGATGAATTAAAAGCTCTGGTCGCTGACTGGACAGATGAAGAATTGGGACGTCTGAGCCGGGGAGCGCATGATCCCCTCAAGATTTTCGCGGCTTATTCCGCCGCAGTGCGGCACCAGGGACAACCTACCGTGATTCTGACCCAGGGTGTAAAAGGTTATGGACTGGGTACCGGGACGGCGGAAAGCAGGAATGTCGCGCATAACTCGCTTGAGATGAGCGAACAGGAATTAAAAGCGTTTCGTGACCGTTTCAAGCTGCCCCTCGCGGATGAGGATCTTTTGAATTTCCGTTTCTGCAAGCCCGCAGACGACAGCCCGGAAATGCACTACATGCGGTCGCGGCGCGAAAAGCTTGGCGGTCATCTTCCCATGCGCCAGGTAATGCCCGGTCCCCTGGAAGTTCCCGGGCTGGATGCATTTGACTCTGTTTTACAGGGATCCGCCGACAGAACCATGTCTACCACCATGGTCTTTGGCCGCATCCTGAATGTGCTGCTTAAAGACAAATCCATTGCCCAGCGCATTGTCCCTATTTTTTCTGATGAAGTACGGACATTTGGTCTTGAGGCATTATTCCGCCAGATAGGCATTTATTCTCCCCTGGGTCAGCTTTATACACCCGAGGACAAGGAACAGTTTCTTTATTACAAGGAAGCAAAAGACGGGCAGGTGCTGGAAGAAGGCATCACCGAAGCAGGATGCATGTCATCCTGGATTGCCGCCGCGACTTCTTACGCCACGCACCGCTATCCCATGATTCCATTTTTTGCCTATTACTCCATGTTTGGATTTCAGCGTGTCGGTGATTTCATCTGGGCAGCGGGTGATATGCGCGCGCGCGGGTTTCTCATTGGCGCGACCGCGGGACGTACCACGCTGGAAGGCGAAGGCTTGCAGCACCAGGACGGCACCAGCTTGCTGGCCGCCGCTAATGTTCCCAATTGCCGTGCCTATGATCCTGCGTTTGGATATGAAATGGCCGTGATCATTCAACATGGTCTCAAGGAAATGTATGCTGAGGAAAAAGATGTCTTTTATTATGTGATGGCCATGAATGAGCGCTATGTGCAGCCTGCCATGCCCAAGGGAGTGGAGGAAGGCATTATCCGCGGCATGTATTTGCTAAGCAGCGGAAAGAAAGGTGCACACAAGGTTCAGTTGTTTGGCAGCGGCGCGATTTTGAATGAAGTGATTGCTGCGGCAGACTTGCTGAAACAGGATTTTGATGTCTCAGCCGATGTCTGGAGTGTGACCAGCTTTAGCGAATTGCATCGTGACGGTTCAGCGACAGAGCGCGCGAATATGCTGGCTCCGGAAAAGAAACCCGGCGTGCCTTATGTGACGAAATGTCTGCAAGAGCATCCCGGGCCGGTAATCGCGGCGACTGATTATGTGCGCGCCTATGCAGATCTGGCCAGGCCGTATCTGGACCGTACGTATGTGACATTGGGGACGGATGGTTTTGGACGCAGTGATACGCGTGAAAATCTGCGTCGTTTCTTTGAGGTCGACCGCTATTATATAGTCGTGGCTGCCTTGTATGCGTTAATGAAAGACGGCGCCGTATCCGCCGGCCAGATCACAGCCGCAATGAAAAAATATGGTATTGATCCCAAGAAGCCCAATCCTGTGACAGTATGA
- a CDS encoding OmpP1/FadL family transporter: MRRLPLSLLTLLVSSSFMSTSALAAAFQLYELGTPIIGTAGVGQAAVAEDASISYFNPAGMGLLNQSQFMLGAQVLLPYTNFSKNTANTISGGNASNAGMLTPGMDVYYVYQYSPSLKFGVSLTAPYGGSLNYTDGWAGRYIVQDVLFYTLNLNPSIAYRVNNWLSLGAGVAVEYMNLQETVALPIEPLVDGQIDLKLDNFAYGFNLGAMLTPYQSTRIGIAYRSRIKHNLHGSTTFLRVTDEPGTSTQMIMPQNVIVSLAQDLSCQFTLLAELGWSNWSSMQNTILHVDRFSETTPRHWNNTYRAGLGGQFKATPDFTLQAGASFDSSPTNTSHRLPDMPMDRQIRLGVGILYAMMKPVTLGVSYEYMNLGKGDIHNVSSNGVLAGSYSRNYANTVQVSLNVAT; the protein is encoded by the coding sequence ATGCGCCGATTACCGCTCTCTTTACTGACACTCCTGGTTTCTTCATCCTTCATGAGCACTTCCGCTCTTGCCGCTGCGTTTCAGCTTTATGAACTGGGGACGCCCATCATAGGCACCGCGGGCGTGGGTCAGGCAGCTGTCGCGGAAGACGCATCCATTTCCTATTTCAACCCTGCGGGCATGGGTTTGCTCAACCAGTCGCAATTCATGCTGGGCGCGCAAGTTCTCTTGCCGTATACCAATTTTTCCAAAAATACGGCCAATACCATCAGCGGAGGCAATGCCAGCAATGCCGGCATGCTCACGCCCGGAATGGATGTCTATTATGTTTATCAGTATTCCCCCAGTTTAAAATTCGGCGTGAGCCTGACTGCGCCCTATGGCGGATCTCTTAATTATACCGATGGATGGGCAGGCCGTTACATTGTCCAGGATGTTTTGTTCTACACTTTGAACCTGAATCCAAGCATCGCTTATCGAGTCAACAACTGGCTGTCCCTGGGCGCGGGGGTAGCCGTGGAATACATGAATCTGCAGGAAACCGTCGCCCTGCCTATCGAGCCGTTAGTTGACGGCCAGATCGATCTCAAACTGGATAATTTCGCCTACGGCTTCAATCTTGGCGCCATGCTGACACCCTACCAGTCAACCCGTATCGGCATCGCCTACCGCTCCCGTATCAAGCATAACCTGCATGGCAGTACGACATTCCTGAGAGTCACGGATGAGCCGGGGACATCCACTCAGATGATCATGCCCCAAAACGTGATTGTCAGCCTCGCACAGGATTTATCCTGCCAGTTCACACTGCTTGCCGAACTGGGCTGGTCGAACTGGTCTTCCATGCAAAATACCATCTTGCACGTAGACAGGTTTTCTGAAACCACGCCCCGGCACTGGAACAATACTTATCGCGCGGGATTGGGAGGGCAATTCAAGGCCACGCCGGATTTCACCCTGCAGGCCGGCGCCTCATTTGATTCTTCACCGACAAACACGTCGCACAGACTGCCGGACATGCCTATGGACAGGCAAATACGTCTTGGCGTCGGCATTCTCTATGCCATGATGAAACCGGTGACGCTGGGTGTATCGTATGAATACATGAACCTGGGCAAGGGTGATATCCATAATGTTTCCTCAAACGGTGTGCTCGCCGGTTCTTACTCAAGAAATTACGCCAATACCGTACAAGTCAGCCTCAATGTTGCAACCTGA
- a CDS encoding RT0821/Lpp0805 family surface protein has translation MKTTTKISILCLFFCLVGLSAWAVNQAFMSNSAMSYFTKEDWQIFNKTQANVLDKTKDGDKTSWQNPGTGAFGYMIPSDTHKENGMTCRKLFFFNTANQIQGEGTYKFCKTNNKWMIY, from the coding sequence ATGAAAACCACGACCAAAATCAGTATCCTTTGTCTGTTCTTCTGTCTGGTGGGTCTCTCTGCGTGGGCGGTGAATCAGGCGTTTATGAGTAACTCGGCCATGAGCTATTTTACCAAGGAAGACTGGCAGATTTTCAACAAAACCCAAGCGAATGTGCTTGATAAAACCAAGGATGGGGATAAAACGTCCTGGCAAAATCCCGGCACAGGCGCGTTTGGCTACATGATTCCATCCGATACCCACAAGGAAAACGGCATGACTTGCCGCAAACTGTTTTTCTTCAACACAGCCAACCAGATCCAGGGGGAAGGAACGTACAAGTTTTGCAAGACCAATAATAAATGGATGATTTATTAA